One segment of Panicum virgatum strain AP13 chromosome 1K, P.virgatum_v5, whole genome shotgun sequence DNA contains the following:
- the LOC120696402 gene encoding uncharacterized protein LOC120696402 isoform X4 has protein sequence MLAKISYDKGFYTAASRPVSRLDKTRLNRLSLVSENAGFIADNNLISHHTRAMILYSCRGVPSLSTCKFLRLLLVHRCIDFSNANLKSIVQLVYLKALILNTPSVTQLPRQFHKLQMLESLIIQDSSVTKLPNSIINFEMLTCLKVGEVAFPSGIARLQKLEKLEIFDVGSSVENAVKELGSLYNLRVFSCCWGLSTIKQKDDVRIFWFETSLGELVTKGKLEELTLSGGNESMVRILALRFFRFDTMVKLRKLCVENQCFMIRVPPFTSYYLRLAHVSVSMKVIEAEDVTALGKLPSLALLKLWIESPVSIEFGKDSFLQLHRFFVFSDALELGFKEGCLSKLEKLHLKTSSEVQVLDLDKVSSLNALFVSIVGSCATIASAIATAVNKATAKCKGVRVIIMTETIRDEAGPLFGEV, from the coding sequence ATGCTAGCAAAGATATCTTATGATAAAGGGTTCTACACGGCTGCCTCAAGGCCTGTATCAAGATTGGATAAGACTAGGCTGAATCGGCTGTCTCTTGTTTCAGAAAATGCGGGCTTCATTGCTGACAACAATCTAATCAGTCATCATACAAGAGCAATGATATTGTACTCCTGCAGAGGTGTTCCAAGCCTCTCCACGTGCAAATTCTTGCGACTGCTGCTAGTACACCGGTGCATTGACTTCTCCAATGCAAATCTAAAATCAATTGTTCAGCTTGTGTACTTGAAAGCTTTGATACTCAACACGCCGTCGGTAACACAACTGCCTCGTCAATTTCATAAGTTGCAAATGCTAGAGTCACTAATTATACAAGACTCTTCAGTGACCAAGCTGCCAAATAGTATTATCAATTTTGAGATGTTGACATGCCTGAAAGTTGGCGAGGTAGCGTTTCCTTCTGGCATAGCAAGGTTGCAAAAGTTGGAGAAACTAGAGATATTTGATGTCGGTTCAAGCGTTGAAAATGCTGTAAAAGAGCTCGGGAGCCTGTATAACTTGAGGGTATTTTCATGTTGCTGGGGCTTAAGTACCATCAAGCAAAAAGATGATGTTCGCATTTTCTGGTTTGAGACATCCCTTGGGGAGTTGGTCACAAAAGGTAAACTTGAGGAGCTAACGCTGAGCGGAGGAAATGAGTCTATGGTCCGTATTCTTGCACTGAGGTTTTTCAGATTTGACACCATGGTAAAGCTTCGAAAGCTCTGCGTGGAGAACCAATGCTTTATGATCCGTGTTCCCCCATTCACATCGTATTACTTGAGGCTTGCGCATGTGTCGGTAAGCATGAAAGTTATTGAAGCGGAAGATGTGACAGCACTTGGCAAGTTGCCTTCTTTGGCACTTCTAAAGTTGTGGATTGAAAGTCCTGTATCTATTGAGTTTGGCAAAGATTCATTCTTGCAGCTCCACCGTTTTTTTGTCTTTTCAGATGCTCTTGAGCTCGGTTTCAAAGAAGGATGCCTCTCTAAGCTTGAGAAGCTGCACTTAAAGACCTCAAGTGAAGTTCAAGTCTTGGACCTGGATAAGGTGTCGTCTTTGAATGCCCTGTTTGTAAGCATTGTGGGTTCATGTGCCACTATTGCTAGTGCTATAGCGACTGCGGTAAATAAAGCAACAGCTAAGTGTAAAGGTGTAAGAGTGATCATTATGACTGAGACGATAAGAGATGAAGCTGGTCCATTGTTCGGCGAAGTTTAG
- the LOC120696958 gene encoding F-box/kelch-repeat protein SKIP4-like gives MESALGHTPLIHGLPDEIALICLARVPRRFHNVLRCVSKRWRELLCSEEWHICRKRNNLDESWIYVLCRETGIKCHVLAPDASSRSLRVMHIIEPPCSGRQGVTIEALDKRLFFLGGCSWLNDATDEVYCYDALSNHWSTAAPMPTPRCYFVSASINEKLYITGGLGLTDKSPNSWDIYDSATDSWCAHKNPMLTPDIVKFVALDEELVTIHQAAWNRMYFAGIYDPLDRTWRGTENEIARCFSSPTVVVDGTLYMLEQKLGTTLMMWQKDTKEWVMVGRLSDKVTRPPCQLVAIGRKIYVIGRGLSIVTVDMDTAARVDGFLVTTSTGPLVEQDLSPERSRVITI, from the exons ATGGAATCTGCTCTTGGTCATACCCCTCTTATACATGGTCTTCCTGATGAGATTGCTCTCATTTGCTTAGCAAGGGTTCCTCGGCGGTTTCATAATGTTCTCAGGTGTGTGTCAAAGAGATGGAGAGAACTGCTATGCAGTGAAGAATGGCACATTTGCCGCAAGAGGAACAACTTGGATGAGTCATGGATTTATGTACTCTGTAGAGAAACAGGCATCAAATGCCATGTATTGGCTCCGGATGCTTCAAGTCGGTCCTTGAGAGTCATGCATATCATTGAACCCCCATGCTCAGGGAGGCAAGGTGTTACCATTGAGGCGTTAGACAAAAGGCTATTTTTTCTGGGTGGATGTAGTTGGCTAAATGATGCTACGGATGAAGTTTACTGTTATGATGCATTGTCGAATCACTGGAGCACAGCAGCTCCGATGCCTACACCCAG GTGCTATTTTGTGTCAGCATCTATCAACGAGAAGCTATACATAACTGGTGGACTTGGTTTGACAGACAAGTCACCAAATTCCTGGGACATCTATGACTCGGCCACCGATTCCTGGTGCGCACACAAGAACCCAATGCTCACCCCTGACATAGTGAAGTTTGTTGCATTGGATGAGGAGCTGGTGACCATTCACCAGGCAGCCTGGAACAGAATGTACTTTGCTGGCATATATGATCCGCTGGACCGCACCTGGAGGGGCACAGAAAATGAGATTGCACGCTGTTTCTCCAGCCCAACAGTTGTTGTGGATGGGACACTGTACATGCTAGAGCAGAAGCTTGGGACGACGCTGATGATGTGGCAGAAGGACACCAAGGAGTGGGTCATGGTTGGCAGGCTCTCGGACAAGGTTACAAGGCCTCCGTGCCAACTTGTGGCCATCGGCAGGAAGATTTACGTGATTGGAAGAGGGTTGAGCATAGTGACAGTCGATATGGATACAGCTGCCAGAGTTGATGGGTTCTTGGTTACCACTTCCACTGGCCCATTGGTGGAGCAAGATTTGTCTCCCGAGAGATCCAGGGTTATCACCATCTGA
- the LOC120647624 gene encoding uncharacterized protein LOC120647624 has product MKALAFAGIAGVVIPLIAPEIVRLRNALEDDLVQKYNSVNGIKDELMSLTYELSSIQSWVEKLEQIIWPCDEMLDWSRRATKIRYEVDHYISEFLCEENSCTRDFIVRYMLVDHVKDLKRRLKMLAKNYKSSNWDQLTSSNMLDGMGCRASSILTQDHGDLLGCQGQLNHLIGLLQIPKSPDSLKVITIVGSVGSGKTALALEAFNSIGNEFESRASICVSGCVDTRSLLKDICMQVGAVDLLSGEL; this is encoded by the coding sequence ATGAAGGCACTTGCATTTGCTGGTATCGCAGGTGTTGTGATCCCTCTTATAGCACCAGAGATTGTAAGGTTACGAAATGCCCTTGAGGATGACCTTGTGCAAAAGTACAACTCAGTAAATGGCATCAAAGATGAATTGATGTCACTCACATATGAGCTTTCGAGCATACAATCATGGGTGGAAAAGCTCGAGCAAATCATCTGGCCATGCGACGAGATGCTTGATTGGTCTCGAAGAGCTACTAAGATACGGTATGAAGTGGACCACTACATCTCTGAGTTCTTATGTGAGGAGAACTCATGTACAAGGGATTTCATAGTCAGGTATATGCTCGTGGATCATGTAAAGGACttgaagagaagattgaaaatgcTTGCTAAGAACTATAAAAGCAGTAATTGGGATCAACTAACATCTTCAAATATGCTTGATGGAATGGGCTGCAGAGCTTCATCTATCCTAACACAAGACCATGGAGACCTTCTCGGTTGTCAGGGGCAGCTCAATCACCTCATTGGCCTCTTGCAGATTCCAAAATCTCCTGACAGCCTCAAGGTTATCACCATTGTAGGCAGTGTTGGTTCAGGAAAAACAGCTTTAGCACTAGAAGCATTCAACTCAATCGGCAACGAGTTTGAGAGCAGGGCATCAATATGTGTCTCTGGTTGCGTTGATACTAGAAGCTTACTCAAGGATATCTGTATGCAAGTTGGTGCTGTGGATCTATTGTCTGGTGAACTTTAA
- the LOC120696402 gene encoding disease resistance protein RGA5-like isoform X3 yields the protein MMMNLENCFSNIYGTDNCPLQFERNMGIILKKCGGTPLLILKMAGHILGRGPMRIDAWEEISSELNCFRECSQSESLHSLHQNMFLSYTLLPRQLKDCALFLAGFPRGSIVDIDVVISSWIAEDLVASRSSGAANVDELINQHLLEPVQTAADGKAESVRVSSLVHDMLAKISYDKGFYTAASRPVSRLDKTRLNRLSLVSENAGFIADNNLISHHTRAMILYSCRGVPSLSTCKFLRLLLVHRCIDFSNANLKSIVQLVYLKALILNTPSVTQLPRQFHKLQMLESLIIQDSSVTKLPNSIINFEMLTCLKVGEVAFPSGIARLQKLEKLEIFDVGSSVENAVKELGSLYNLRVFSCCWGLSTIKQKDDVRIFWFETSLGELVTKGKLEELTLSGGNESMVRILALRFFRFDTMVKLRKLCVENQCFMIRVPPFTSYYLRLAHVSMLLSSVSKKDASLSLRSCT from the exons ATGATGATGAATCTAGAAAATTGTTTCTCTAACATTTATGGCACAGACAATTGCCCTCTTCAATTTGAAAGAAACATGGGAATCATATTGAAGAAATGTGGTGGCACTCCATTGCTGATTTTGAAAATGGCTGGTCACATTTTAGGGCGTGGGCCTATGCGAATAGATGCTTGGGAGGAGATATCATCAGAGTTGAACTGCTTTCGGGAATGCTCCCAGTCAGAATCCCTTCATTCTCTCCATCAGAATATGTTCCTGAGTTATACACTTCTGCCAAGGCAGCTGAAAGATTGTGCTCTATTCTTGGCCGGATTTCCACGGGGCAGCATTGTTGATATTGATGTTGTAATTTCGTCATGGATAGCAGAAG ATCTTGTGGCTTCAAGGTCTAGTGGAGCAGCAAATGTGGATGAGTTGATTAATCAACATTTGTTGGAGCCTGTGCAAACTGCTGCAGATGGAAAGGCTGAGTCGGTTAGAGTTTCGAGTCTCGTGCATGATATGCTAGCAAAGATATCTTATGATAAAGGGTTCTACACGGCTGCCTCAAGGCCTGTATCAAGATTGGATAAGACTAGGCTGAATCGGCTGTCTCTTGTTTCAGAAAATGCGGGCTTCATTGCTGACAACAATCTAATCAGTCATCATACAAGAGCAATGATATTGTACTCCTGCAGAGGTGTTCCAAGCCTCTCCACGTGCAAATTCTTGCGACTGCTGCTAGTACACCGGTGCATTGACTTCTCCAATGCAAATCTAAAATCAATTGTTCAGCTTGTGTACTTGAAAGCTTTGATACTCAACACGCCGTCGGTAACACAACTGCCTCGTCAATTTCATAAGTTGCAAATGCTAGAGTCACTAATTATACAAGACTCTTCAGTGACCAAGCTGCCAAATAGTATTATCAATTTTGAGATGTTGACATGCCTGAAAGTTGGCGAGGTAGCGTTTCCTTCTGGCATAGCAAGGTTGCAAAAGTTGGAGAAACTAGAGATATTTGATGTCGGTTCAAGCGTTGAAAATGCTGTAAAAGAGCTCGGGAGCCTGTATAACTTGAGGGTATTTTCATGTTGCTGGGGCTTAAGTACCATCAAGCAAAAAGATGATGTTCGCATTTTCTGGTTTGAGACATCCCTTGGGGAGTTGGTCACAAAAGGTAAACTTGAGGAGCTAACGCTGAGCGGAGGAAATGAGTCTATGGTCCGTATTCTTGCACTGAGGTTTTTCAGATTTGACACCATGGTAAAGCTTCGAAAGCTCTGCGTGGAGAACCAATGCTTTATGATCCGTGTTCCCCCATTCACATCGTATTACTTGAGGCTTGCGCATGTGTCG ATGCTCTTGAGCTCGGTTTCAAAGAAGGATGCCTCTCTAAGCTTGAGAAGCTGCACTTAA
- the LOC120696402 gene encoding disease resistance protein RGA5-like isoform X2, with amino-acid sequence MRIDAWEEISSELNCFRECSQSESLHSLHQNMFLSYTLLPRQLKDCALFLAGFPRGSIVDIDVVISSWIAEDLVASRSSGAANVDELINQHLLEPVQTAADGKAESVRVSSLVHDMLAKISYDKGFYTAASRPVSRLDKTRLNRLSLVSENAGFIADNNLISHHTRAMILYSCRGVPSLSTCKFLRLLLVHRCIDFSNANLKSIVQLVYLKALILNTPSVTQLPRQFHKLQMLESLIIQDSSVTKLPNSIINFEMLTCLKVGEVAFPSGIARLQKLEKLEIFDVGSSVENAVKELGSLYNLRVFSCCWGLSTIKQKDDVRIFWFETSLGELVTKGKLEELTLSGGNESMVRILALRFFRFDTMVKLRKLCVENQCFMIRVPPFTSYYLRLAHVSVSMKVIEAEDVTALGKLPSLALLKLWIESPVSIEFGKDSFLQLHRFFVFSDALELGFKEGCLSKLEKLHLKTSSEVQVLDLDKVSSLNALFVSIVGSCATIASAIATAVNKATAKCKGVRVIIMTETIRDEAGPLFGEV; translated from the exons ATGCGAATAGATGCTTGGGAGGAGATATCATCAGAGTTGAACTGCTTTCGGGAATGCTCCCAGTCAGAATCCCTTCATTCTCTCCATCAGAATATGTTCCTGAGTTATACACTTCTGCCAAGGCAGCTGAAAGATTGTGCTCTATTCTTGGCCGGATTTCCACGGGGCAGCATTGTTGATATTGATGTTGTAATTTCGTCATGGATAGCAGAAG ATCTTGTGGCTTCAAGGTCTAGTGGAGCAGCAAATGTGGATGAGTTGATTAATCAACATTTGTTGGAGCCTGTGCAAACTGCTGCAGATGGAAAGGCTGAGTCGGTTAGAGTTTCGAGTCTCGTGCATGATATGCTAGCAAAGATATCTTATGATAAAGGGTTCTACACGGCTGCCTCAAGGCCTGTATCAAGATTGGATAAGACTAGGCTGAATCGGCTGTCTCTTGTTTCAGAAAATGCGGGCTTCATTGCTGACAACAATCTAATCAGTCATCATACAAGAGCAATGATATTGTACTCCTGCAGAGGTGTTCCAAGCCTCTCCACGTGCAAATTCTTGCGACTGCTGCTAGTACACCGGTGCATTGACTTCTCCAATGCAAATCTAAAATCAATTGTTCAGCTTGTGTACTTGAAAGCTTTGATACTCAACACGCCGTCGGTAACACAACTGCCTCGTCAATTTCATAAGTTGCAAATGCTAGAGTCACTAATTATACAAGACTCTTCAGTGACCAAGCTGCCAAATAGTATTATCAATTTTGAGATGTTGACATGCCTGAAAGTTGGCGAGGTAGCGTTTCCTTCTGGCATAGCAAGGTTGCAAAAGTTGGAGAAACTAGAGATATTTGATGTCGGTTCAAGCGTTGAAAATGCTGTAAAAGAGCTCGGGAGCCTGTATAACTTGAGGGTATTTTCATGTTGCTGGGGCTTAAGTACCATCAAGCAAAAAGATGATGTTCGCATTTTCTGGTTTGAGACATCCCTTGGGGAGTTGGTCACAAAAGGTAAACTTGAGGAGCTAACGCTGAGCGGAGGAAATGAGTCTATGGTCCGTATTCTTGCACTGAGGTTTTTCAGATTTGACACCATGGTAAAGCTTCGAAAGCTCTGCGTGGAGAACCAATGCTTTATGATCCGTGTTCCCCCATTCACATCGTATTACTTGAGGCTTGCGCATGTGTCGGTAAGCATGAAAGTTATTGAAGCGGAAGATGTGACAGCACTTGGCAAGTTGCCTTCTTTGGCACTTCTAAAGTTGTGGATTGAAAGTCCTGTATCTATTGAGTTTGGCAAAGATTCATTCTTGCAGCTCCACCGTTTTTTTGTCTTTTCAGATGCTCTTGAGCTCGGTTTCAAAGAAGGATGCCTCTCTAAGCTTGAGAAGCTGCACTTAAAGACCTCAAGTGAAGTTCAAGTCTTGGACCTGGATAAGGTGTCGTCTTTGAATGCCCTGTTTGTAAGCATTGTGGGTTCATGTGCCACTATTGCTAGTGCTATAGCGACTGCGGTAAATAAAGCAACAGCTAAGTGTAAAGGTGTAAGAGTGATCATTATGACTGAGACGATAAGAGATGAAGCTGGTCCATTGTTCGGCGAAGTTTAG
- the LOC120696402 gene encoding disease resistance protein RGA5-like isoform X1 has protein sequence MMMNLENCFSNIYGTDNCPLQFERNMGIILKKCGGTPLLILKMAGHILGRGPMRIDAWEEISSELNCFRECSQSESLHSLHQNMFLSYTLLPRQLKDCALFLAGFPRGSIVDIDVVISSWIAEDLVASRSSGAANVDELINQHLLEPVQTAADGKAESVRVSSLVHDMLAKISYDKGFYTAASRPVSRLDKTRLNRLSLVSENAGFIADNNLISHHTRAMILYSCRGVPSLSTCKFLRLLLVHRCIDFSNANLKSIVQLVYLKALILNTPSVTQLPRQFHKLQMLESLIIQDSSVTKLPNSIINFEMLTCLKVGEVAFPSGIARLQKLEKLEIFDVGSSVENAVKELGSLYNLRVFSCCWGLSTIKQKDDVRIFWFETSLGELVTKGKLEELTLSGGNESMVRILALRFFRFDTMVKLRKLCVENQCFMIRVPPFTSYYLRLAHVSVSMKVIEAEDVTALGKLPSLALLKLWIESPVSIEFGKDSFLQLHRFFVFSDALELGFKEGCLSKLEKLHLKTSSEVQVLDLDKVSSLNALFVSIVGSCATIASAIATAVNKATAKCKGVRVIIMTETIRDEAGPLFGEV, from the exons ATGATGATGAATCTAGAAAATTGTTTCTCTAACATTTATGGCACAGACAATTGCCCTCTTCAATTTGAAAGAAACATGGGAATCATATTGAAGAAATGTGGTGGCACTCCATTGCTGATTTTGAAAATGGCTGGTCACATTTTAGGGCGTGGGCCTATGCGAATAGATGCTTGGGAGGAGATATCATCAGAGTTGAACTGCTTTCGGGAATGCTCCCAGTCAGAATCCCTTCATTCTCTCCATCAGAATATGTTCCTGAGTTATACACTTCTGCCAAGGCAGCTGAAAGATTGTGCTCTATTCTTGGCCGGATTTCCACGGGGCAGCATTGTTGATATTGATGTTGTAATTTCGTCATGGATAGCAGAAG ATCTTGTGGCTTCAAGGTCTAGTGGAGCAGCAAATGTGGATGAGTTGATTAATCAACATTTGTTGGAGCCTGTGCAAACTGCTGCAGATGGAAAGGCTGAGTCGGTTAGAGTTTCGAGTCTCGTGCATGATATGCTAGCAAAGATATCTTATGATAAAGGGTTCTACACGGCTGCCTCAAGGCCTGTATCAAGATTGGATAAGACTAGGCTGAATCGGCTGTCTCTTGTTTCAGAAAATGCGGGCTTCATTGCTGACAACAATCTAATCAGTCATCATACAAGAGCAATGATATTGTACTCCTGCAGAGGTGTTCCAAGCCTCTCCACGTGCAAATTCTTGCGACTGCTGCTAGTACACCGGTGCATTGACTTCTCCAATGCAAATCTAAAATCAATTGTTCAGCTTGTGTACTTGAAAGCTTTGATACTCAACACGCCGTCGGTAACACAACTGCCTCGTCAATTTCATAAGTTGCAAATGCTAGAGTCACTAATTATACAAGACTCTTCAGTGACCAAGCTGCCAAATAGTATTATCAATTTTGAGATGTTGACATGCCTGAAAGTTGGCGAGGTAGCGTTTCCTTCTGGCATAGCAAGGTTGCAAAAGTTGGAGAAACTAGAGATATTTGATGTCGGTTCAAGCGTTGAAAATGCTGTAAAAGAGCTCGGGAGCCTGTATAACTTGAGGGTATTTTCATGTTGCTGGGGCTTAAGTACCATCAAGCAAAAAGATGATGTTCGCATTTTCTGGTTTGAGACATCCCTTGGGGAGTTGGTCACAAAAGGTAAACTTGAGGAGCTAACGCTGAGCGGAGGAAATGAGTCTATGGTCCGTATTCTTGCACTGAGGTTTTTCAGATTTGACACCATGGTAAAGCTTCGAAAGCTCTGCGTGGAGAACCAATGCTTTATGATCCGTGTTCCCCCATTCACATCGTATTACTTGAGGCTTGCGCATGTGTCGGTAAGCATGAAAGTTATTGAAGCGGAAGATGTGACAGCACTTGGCAAGTTGCCTTCTTTGGCACTTCTAAAGTTGTGGATTGAAAGTCCTGTATCTATTGAGTTTGGCAAAGATTCATTCTTGCAGCTCCACCGTTTTTTTGTCTTTTCAGATGCTCTTGAGCTCGGTTTCAAAGAAGGATGCCTCTCTAAGCTTGAGAAGCTGCACTTAAAGACCTCAAGTGAAGTTCAAGTCTTGGACCTGGATAAGGTGTCGTCTTTGAATGCCCTGTTTGTAAGCATTGTGGGTTCATGTGCCACTATTGCTAGTGCTATAGCGACTGCGGTAAATAAAGCAACAGCTAAGTGTAAAGGTGTAAGAGTGATCATTATGACTGAGACGATAAGAGATGAAGCTGGTCCATTGTTCGGCGAAGTTTAG
- the LOC120696802 gene encoding glycerol-3-phosphate 2-O-acyltransferase 4-like, with translation MAAPPPPPGCARFPPVHRYDASARPRRTAAADLDGTLLASSSAFPYYFLVALEAGSYLRALALLLAAPLLLLLYTAVSEAAAIALLVLVTFAGLRVRDVEAVARGVLPRHYAAGVRADTWAVFRGCDARRVVVTASPAVMVGEFVREFLGAEVAGTELETCAGGTRFTGRIKAVLVGERKREVVQRLFAGGDMPDVGLGDRESDHDFMAICKEAYMVPPDRRAPRAGADSLLSRAIFHDGRLVRRPDPAQALFALAYLPLGFLLALFRVFFNLMIPARLVRHTYRLTGIRLAVRGTPPPPPRPGAPGSLLVCNHRTALDPIIISVALGRPVTCVTYSVSRLSTAVSPIRAVALTRDRRADAARMAALLAEGDVVVCPEGTTCREPALLRFSALFAELTDRVVPVALEARQGTYYGSTARGWKWLDPYFFYMNPRPGYEVTFLPPLRPEETCGAGGRSAVDVANHVQRLIAKELGFECTALTRKDKYMKLAGNDGTVRKTNKAGSRDDDDAAAKKVA, from the exons atggccgcgcccccgccgccgccgggttgCGCGAGGTTCCCGCCGGTGCACCGCTACGACGCctccgcgcgcccgcgccgcaccgccgccgcggacctcgACGGCACGctgctggcctcctcctccgccttccCCTACTACTTCCTCGTCGCGCTCGAGGCCGGCTCCTACCTGCGCGCCCTCGCGctcctgctcgccgcgccgctcctgctGCTCCTCTACACCGCAGTCTccgaggccgccgccatcgcgctGCTCGTCCTCGTCACCTTCGCGGGGCTGCGCGTCCGCGACGTCGAGGCCGTCGCCCGCGGCGTCCTGCCCAGGCACTACGCCGCCGGGGTGCGCGCCGACACCTGGGCCGTCTTCCGCGGCTGCGACGCCCGCCGGGTCGTCGTCACCGCCTCGCCCGCCGTCATGGTGGGGGAGTTCGTGCGCGAGTTCCTCGGCGCCGAGGTCGCGGGGACCGAGCTCGAGACCTGCGCCGGGGGAACCAGGTTCACGGGGCGGATCAAGGCCGTCCTCGTcggggagaggaagagggaggtCGTCCAGAGGctcttcgccggcggcgacatGCCCGACGTCGGGCTCGGCGACCGCGAGAGCGACCACGACTTCATGGCCATCTGCAAG GAAGCCTACATGGTGCCGCCGgaccgccgcgccccgcgcgccggcgccgactcGCTGCTGTCCCGCGCCATCTTCCACGATGGGCGCCTGGTCCGGCGGCCGGACCCGGCGCAGGCGCTGTTCGCGCTGGCGTACCTCCCGCTGGGCTTCCTCCTGGCCCTGTTCCGCGTCTTCTTCAACCTCATGATCCCGGCGCGCCTCGTCCGCCACACGTACCGCCTGACGGGCATCCGCCTCGCCGTCCGggggaccccgccgccgccaccgcggccgggCGCGCCGGGGTCCCTCCTGGTGTGCAACCACCGCACGGCTCTGGACCCGATCATCATCTCCGTGGCGCTGGGGCGGCCCGTGACGTGCGTCACCTACAGCGTGAGCCGGCTGTCGACGGCGGTCTCGCCGATCCGCGCGGTGGCGCTGACGCGCGACCGCCGCGCCGACGCGGCGCGCAtggcggcgctgctggcggAGGGCGACGTGGTGGTGTGCCCCGAGGGGACGACGTGCCGGGAGCCGGCGCTGCTGCGGTTCTCGGCGCTGTTCGCCGAGCTCACGGACCGCGTGGTGCCGGTGGCGCTGGAGGCGAGGCAGGGCACCTACTACGGGTCGACGGCGCGCGGGTGGAAGTGGCTGGATCCCTACTTCTTCTACATGAACCCGCGGCCCGGGTACGAGGTCACCTtcctgccgccgctgcggccggaggagacgtgcggcgccggcgggaggaGCGCCGTCGACGTGGCCAACCACGTGCAGCGGCTCATCGCCAAGGAGCTCGGCTTCGAGTGCACGGCGCTCACCAGGAAGGACAAGTAcatgaagctcgccggcaacgacgGCACGGTCAGGAAGACCAACAAGGCCGGCAGCAGGGATGACGACGATGCTGCTGCCAAGAAGGTTGCATGA